The proteins below come from a single Miscanthus floridulus cultivar M001 chromosome 1, ASM1932011v1, whole genome shotgun sequence genomic window:
- the LOC136456182 gene encoding peroxidase 5-like, with protein MTDVGGNAYQVPGGRRDGNVSVAQETSARDGEREAAEPDLRRQGLSQSDMVALSGAHTIGMLQCSSFNSGAGSTPTGPTPAGRTPVTCRRADGATGPDDADGLRHQLLRRHHTVANRGLLSSDQALLSDPTTAAQHR; from the exons ATGACTGAC GTTGGAGGCAACGCGTACCAGGTGCCGGGCGGGCGGAGGGACGGCAACGTCTCGGTGGCTCAGGAGACGAGCGCCCGCGACGGCGAGCGTGAAGCAGCTGAACCAGATCTTCGGCGCCAAGGGCTGAGCCAGTCGGACATGGTCGCCCTCTCGGGGGCGCACACGATCGGGATGTTGCAGTGCAGCTCCTTCAATTCAGGAGCTGGCTCTACGCCTACGGGCCCAACGCCGGCGGGCAGGACCCCAGTTACGTGCCGGCGGGCAGACGGTGCCACTGGACCCGATGACGCCGACGGCCTTCGACACCAACTACTACGCCGCCATCATACCGTCGCCAACCGCGGCCTGCTCAGCTCCGACCAGGCGCTGCTGAGCGACCCGACCACGGCGGCACAGCACAGGTGA
- the LOC136482667 gene encoding jasmonate-induced oxygenase 2-like, whose amino-acid sequence MGSLAMDQAFVQAPEHRPKPTMTEATGIPLIDLSPLIADGGDAAAVDALAAEVGAASRDWGFFVVVGHGVPAETVARVTAAQRAFFALPPERKAAVRRSEAGPLGYYESEHTKNVRDWKEVFDLVPREPPPPAAVADGELVFQNKWPQDLPGFSGCREALEEYAKAMEELAFKLLELIARSLKLRPDRLHGFFKDQTTFIRLNHYPTCPSPDLALGVGRHKDGGALTILYQDDVGGLDVRRRSDGEWVRVRPVPDSFIINVGDLIQVWSNDRYESAEHRVSVNSARERFSLPYFFNPASYTMVEPVEELVSEDDPPRYNPYNWGEFFSTRKNSNFKKLNVENIQIAHFKKSLVLA is encoded by the exons ATGGGCAGCCTCGCCATGGACCAGGCCTTCGTGCAGGCCCCCGAGCACCGCCCGAAGCCCACCATGACTGAGGCCACCGGCATCCCTCTCATCGACCTCTCGCCTCTCATCGCCGATGGCGGCGACGCGGCCGCGGTGGACGCGCTGGCCGCCGAGGTGGGCGCGGCGAGCCGGGACTGGGGCTTCTTCGTGGTGGTGGGCCACGGCGTGCCCGCGGAGACCGTGGCGCGCGTGACGGCGGCGCAGCGCGCCTTCTTCGCGCTGCCGCCGGAGCGGAAGGCCGCCGTGCGGAGGAGCGAGGCGGGGCCGCTTGGGTACTACGAGTCGGAGCACACCAAGAACGTGAGGGACTGGAAGGAGGTGTTCGACCTCGTCCCtcgcgagccgccgccgccggccgccgtggCCGACGGCGAGCTTGTGTTCCAGAACAAGTGGCCCCAGGATCTGCCGGGCTTCAG TGGCTGCAGAGAGGCGCTGGAGGAGTACGCGAAGGCGATGGAGGAGCTGGCGTTCAAGCTGCTGGAGCTGATCGCCCGGAGCCTGAAGCTGAGGCCCGACCGGCTGCACGGCTTCTTCAAGGACCAGACCACCTTCATCCGGCTGAACCACTACCCTACGTGCCCGAGCCCCGACCTGGCCCTCGGCGTGGGGCGGCACAAGGACGGCGGCGCCCTGACCATCCTGTACCAGGACGACGTCGGCGGGCTGGACGTCCGGCGGCGCTCCGACGGCGAGTGGGTCCGCGTCAGGCCCGTGCCGGACTCGTTCATCATCAACGTCGGCGACCTCATCCAGGTGTGGAGCAACGACAGGTACGAGAGCGCGGAGCACCGGGTGTCGGTGAACTCGGCGAGGGAGAGGTTCTCCTTGCCCTACTTCTTCAACCCGGCGAGCTACACCATGGTGGAGCCCGTGGAGGAGCTGGTGAGCGAGGACGACCCGCCCAGGTACAACCCCTACAATTGGGGCGAATTCTTCAGCACCAGGAAGAACAGCAACTTCAAGAAGCTCAACGTGGAGAACATCCAGATCGCGCATTTCAAGAAGAGCCTCGTCCTCGCCTAG
- the LOC136482678 gene encoding naringenin,2-oxoglutarate 3-dioxygenase-like isoform X2, producing the protein MDDAFVQATEHRLVSPVLQATGVPVIDLSPLAGTPPSPGTVDALAAEVGAACRDWGFFVAVGHGVPEATVARAVEVGRAFFALPPERKAAMRRTEQAPLGYYDAEHTKNVRDWKEVFDIFPHEPPPPPTQADDELVFVNKWPDDGDLPGFRAALEEYAAAMEELAFKLLELIARSLHLRPNRLHGFFGDGQTTYMRMNRYPPCPRPDLALGLGRHKDSGALTILRQDDDVGGLDVRRRPDGEWVRVEPVRGSFVVNVGDVVQVPACRSRCGAMTGTRAWSTGRR; encoded by the exons ATGGACGACGCATTCGTGCAGGCCACCGAGCACCGGCTTGTGTCGCCCGTCCTCCAGGCCACCGGCGTCCCGGTCATCGACCTGTCACCGCTAGCTGGCACGCCGCCATCGCCGGGCACCGTGGATGCGCTGGCGGCCGAGGTGGGCGCGGCGTGCCGGGACTGGGGCTTCTTCGTCGCCGTGGGCCACGGCGTGCCGGAGGCGACGGTGGCGCGGGCGGTGGAGGTCGGGCGTGCGTTCTTCGCGCTGCCGCCGGAGCGCAAGGCGGCCATGCGGCGCACCGAGCAGGCGCCGCTCGGGTACTACGACGCCGAGCACACCAAGAACGTCCGGGACTGGAAGGAGGTGTTCGACATCTTCCCgcacgagccgccgccgccgccgacgcaggCCGACGACGAGCTGGTGTTCGTGAACAAGTGGCCGGACGACGGCGACCTGCCGGGGTTCCG AGCGGCACTGGAGGAGTACGCGGCGGCGATGGAGGAGCTAGCCTTCAAGCTGCTGGAGCTGATCGCTCGGAGCCTGCACCTGAGACCCAACCGGCTGCACGGCTTCTTCGGAGACGGTCAGACGACGTACATGCGGATGAACCGGTACCCTCCGTGCCCTCGGCCGGACCTCGCCCTCGGCCTCGGCCGCCACAAGGACAGCGGCGCCCTGACCATCCTGCGCCAGGACGACGACGTCGGCGGGCTCGACGTGCGGAGGCGGCCCGACGGCGAGTGGGTGCGCGTGGAGCCTGTTCGTGGCTCGTTCGTCGTCAATGTCGGCGACGTCGTTCAGGTGCCTGCCTGCCGATCGAG GTGTGGAGCAATGACAGGTACGAGAGCGTGGAGCACCGGGCGTCGGTGA
- the LOC136482678 gene encoding jasmonate-induced oxygenase 2-like isoform X1, translated as MDDAFVQATEHRLVSPVLQATGVPVIDLSPLAGTPPSPGTVDALAAEVGAACRDWGFFVAVGHGVPEATVARAVEVGRAFFALPPERKAAMRRTEQAPLGYYDAEHTKNVRDWKEVFDIFPHEPPPPPTQADDELVFVNKWPDDGDLPGFRAALEEYAAAMEELAFKLLELIARSLHLRPNRLHGFFGDGQTTYMRMNRYPPCPRPDLALGLGRHKDSGALTILRQDDDVGGLDVRRRPDGEWVRVEPVRGSFVVNVGDVVQVWSNDRYESVEHRASVNSEKERFSIPYFFNPAMGTLVEPLEEMVSEENPSRYDAYSWGEFFRTRRRSNFRKLDVDNIQIAQLRKDK; from the exons ATGGACGACGCATTCGTGCAGGCCACCGAGCACCGGCTTGTGTCGCCCGTCCTCCAGGCCACCGGCGTCCCGGTCATCGACCTGTCACCGCTAGCTGGCACGCCGCCATCGCCGGGCACCGTGGATGCGCTGGCGGCCGAGGTGGGCGCGGCGTGCCGGGACTGGGGCTTCTTCGTCGCCGTGGGCCACGGCGTGCCGGAGGCGACGGTGGCGCGGGCGGTGGAGGTCGGGCGTGCGTTCTTCGCGCTGCCGCCGGAGCGCAAGGCGGCCATGCGGCGCACCGAGCAGGCGCCGCTCGGGTACTACGACGCCGAGCACACCAAGAACGTCCGGGACTGGAAGGAGGTGTTCGACATCTTCCCgcacgagccgccgccgccgccgacgcaggCCGACGACGAGCTGGTGTTCGTGAACAAGTGGCCGGACGACGGCGACCTGCCGGGGTTCCG AGCGGCACTGGAGGAGTACGCGGCGGCGATGGAGGAGCTAGCCTTCAAGCTGCTGGAGCTGATCGCTCGGAGCCTGCACCTGAGACCCAACCGGCTGCACGGCTTCTTCGGAGACGGTCAGACGACGTACATGCGGATGAACCGGTACCCTCCGTGCCCTCGGCCGGACCTCGCCCTCGGCCTCGGCCGCCACAAGGACAGCGGCGCCCTGACCATCCTGCGCCAGGACGACGACGTCGGCGGGCTCGACGTGCGGAGGCGGCCCGACGGCGAGTGGGTGCGCGTGGAGCCTGTTCGTGGCTCGTTCGTCGTCAATGTCGGCGACGTCGTTCAG GTGTGGAGCAATGACAGGTACGAGAGCGTGGAGCACCGGGCGTCGGTGAACTCGGAGAAGGAGAGGTTCTCCATCCCCTACTTCTTCAACCCGGCCATGGGCACCCTGGTGGAGCCGCTGGAGGAGATGGTGAGCGAGGAGAACCCGTCAAGGTACGACGCGTACAGTTGGGGCGAGTTCTTCAGAACCAGGAGGAGAAGCAACTTCAGGAAGCTGGATGTCGACAACATCCAGATCGCGCAACTCAGGAAGGACAAATAA